The following proteins come from a genomic window of Crassostrea angulata isolate pt1a10 chromosome 1, ASM2561291v2, whole genome shotgun sequence:
- the LOC128183796 gene encoding uncharacterized protein LOC128183796, which translates to MAVLFIFFNIVILFVSVVLADVDDSTTTEIFNRLDELGRKVTSLENKNIALEHLIEKQNDTIEVLRSDLRKMQETLPQEDLILKNEIKILEYRKLGSLQKELLELEQKVVKNVTQSKLMLESQDAKWTQNFVSLNDTVTKIESNQSLIKATMDDRFTVLEETLALTPQHGDISQLESTLKSSVNKINGLENEVKTNKMALEFKIDSDVKEVKDSLVVTNTAVQEMDNKLNQKIGVLETELVNLQYTTNDTKDETPPSFYASMTTVIPIQGPHQRIVYDEIKTNNGNGYNESTGIFTVPESGTYVFTWTTFSYVEEYVRLEIVVAGTIFGGTLSDTQETGDADTETGIIVVNAQEGDQVFVRTQLRGPGNGRLYVEFECASTFSGWKIS; encoded by the exons ATGGCTGTgcttttcattttcttcaacATTGTGATTCTGTTCGTTTCAGTGGTATTAGCAGATGTAGACGACTCCACTACCACCGAAATATTTAACAGACTCGATGAGCTGGGAAGAAAAGTTACCTCTCTGGAGAATAAAAACATTGCGTTGGAGCATTTGATTGAAAAACAAAACGACACAATAGAAGTTCTGAGGTCCGATTTAAGAAAAATGCAAGAGACATTGCCACAAGAGgatttgatattgaaaaacgaaataaaaataCTGGAGTATAGAAAGCTAGGCAGTCTTCAAAAGGAATTGCTTGAATTGGAGCAAAAAGTAGTTAAAAATGTGACACAAAGTAAACTAATGCTAGAAAGCCAGGATGCAAAATGGACCCAGAATTTTGTTTCTCTCAATGACACTGTAACTAAGATTGAGTCGAATCAGTCGCTGATCAAAGCTACAATGGATGACAGGTTTACTGTTCTAGAGGAAACTTTGGCCTTGACCCCTCAGCATGGCGATATATCACAACTGGAGTCCACCCTCAAGTCttcagtgaataaaataaatggcCTTGAGAACGAggtcaaaacaaacaaaatggcCCTTGAGTTCAAAATAGACAGTGACGTCAAAGAGGTGAAGGACTCTCTGGTTGTAACGAATACAGCAGTACAAGAGATGGATAACAAACTGAATCAAAAAATCGGGGTCTTGGAGACCGAACTAGTAAATTTACAATACACTACCAACGACACGAAAG ATGAAACCCCTCCGTCTTTTTACGCCTCCATGACTACAGTGATTCCCATACAAGGCCCTCATCAACGGATCGTATACGACGAAATAAAGACCAACAACGGCAATGGCTATAACGAGTCCACCGGAATCTTCACCGTGCCGGAGTCAGGCACTTACGTGTTTACTTGGACTACGTTCAGTTACGTGGAGGAATACGTTCGCCTGGAAATCGTTGTGGCGGGAACAATATTCGGAGGAACTTTGAGCGATACACAAGAGACGGGGGATGCGGATACAGAAACAGGGATCATTGTCGTGAACGCCCAGGAAGGGGACCAGGTGTTCGTCAGGACGCAGCTCCGGGGGCCCGGAAACGGAAGGCTCTATGTTGAGTTCGAGTGCGCCTCAACGTTTTCTGGCTGGAAGATATCCTAA
- the LOC128183806 gene encoding protein FAM167A-like, with translation MLHVPPLNTDISEGRLEHSSPMKEYRRPSLSVIDESNNNDEEKDLILPSITVTCCDDSNQASDNDDVSSVTSSRSGSETDLAHLKVTANRLRLATRRSSIVEWKEQYLDRPRRRSRPDLKVDFDHNGNDVLTEDRKHKINEALVWIKDELRAMRSQDQALARTLLSLRHDIHKLKLNRSCQEHREMLDDVTKDMEEIQQLKDISDLHVDTVENPLKHLGVTSYNLTARRFSTC, from the exons ATGTTACATGTGCCACCATTGAATACAGACATCAGTGAAGGAAGACTGGAACATTCCTCTCCAATGAAAGAATATAGGCGTCCTTCTCTGTCCGTCATCGATGAATCCAACAACAATGACGAAGAAAAAGATCTCATTCTGCCGTCCATCACTGTCACATGTTGTGATGATTCAAATCAAGCTAGTGATAATGACGATGTGTCTTCTGTGACGTCATCGAGAAGCGGAAGTGAGACGGATTTAGCGCACTTGAAGGTGACAGCAAATAGACTACGGCTGGCGACCAGAAGGTCGAGCATTGTGGAATGGAAGGAACAATATCTTGACCGACCTCGTCGGAGGTCAAGGCCAGACTTAAAAgtggactttgaccacaatggTAACGATGTGTTGACTGAGGATAGAAAGCATAAAATAAATGAAGCCTTAGTGTGGATTAAAGACGAATTA cGAGCAATGAGGTCGCAAGACCAAGCCCTGGCGAGAACGCTGCTCTCATTACGTCATGATATCCACAAACTGAAACTCAACCGGAGTTGTCAAGAGCATAGGGAAATGCTGGATGACGTCACAAAAGATATGGAGGAAATTCAACAACTGAAAGACATAAGTGATCTCCATGTGGACACTGTGGAAAATCCCTTGAAACACCTGGGGGTCACCTCTTACAATTTGACCGCCAGGAGATTTTCGACGTGttaa
- the LOC128183822 gene encoding protein FAM167A-like: MRKNFSAADLDDAREDALPWTPMLALPVSEKTKIRQSLSSSDLKAMGQIHSVDIYMYLFRLKCKTRKLRLDTRRQSYAEWRAGIGKYHSKDSICEVDNNFKGVPTDEDVSRINNSLKWIREELTKMREQDEDLARQFLTIHSEIQKLKLEWSWQFHELTLQDAAMDLQEVDEIKRISDLPLASETETSLVDLGLTKLNLCHRKYSVL; this comes from the exons ATGCGGAAAAACTTTTCCGCTGCCGATCTGGATGATGCTCGAGAGGACGCGTTACCATGGACGCCAATGCTAGCTTTACCTGTTTCTGAGAAGACAAAAATCAGACAGTCCTTGTCATCCAGTGATTTGAAGGCCATGGGCCAGATCCATTCtgtagatatatacatgtacttgttcagGTTGAAATGTAAAACCAGAAAACTGCGTCTGGACACAAGGAGACAAAGTTACGCAGAATGGAGGGCAGGCATTGGGAAATACCATTCGAAAGATTCAATATGTGAGGTGGATAATAACTTCAAAGGTGTTCCGACTGACGAAGATGTCAGTAGAATtaacaattctttaaaatggATTAGAGAAGAGCTg ACAAAGATGAGGGAACAAGACGAGGACCTGGCCCGACAGTTCCTGACCATCCACAGCGAGATCCAGAAACTGAAACTAGAGTGGAGCTGGCAGTTCCACGAGCTCACGCTACAGGACGCCGCCATGGACCTCCAGGAGGTGGACGAGATCAAACGAATCTCGGACCTACCGCTGGCCTCAGAGACGGAAACGTCCCTGGTGGATCTAGGACTCACAAAATTGAATCTGTGCCATAGAAAATACTCTGTTCTGTAA